The following are encoded together in the Anopheles nili chromosome 3, idAnoNiliSN_F5_01, whole genome shotgun sequence genome:
- the LOC128723265 gene encoding chromobox protein homolog 1-like, whose translation MSNRKLKPEEPMDEPNEFSVEKILDSRLIEGKVQYFLKWKGYSSEENTWEPEENLECDDLIQAFKESRKKKEVKEEASGRKSRIKDSSEEPKTTPAKRKFTGDRKIGFERGLIPEEIIGATDDHGKLLFLMKWKNAANADLVPAEQANVKCPQIVIKFYESRLTWQSAESRFETKED comes from the exons ATGAGCAACAGAAAACTAAAGCCCGAGGAACCGATGGATGAACCGAACGAGTTTTCTGTAGAAAAAATATTAGACAGTAGGCTTATTGAGGGCAAG GTTCAATATTTTCTCAAGTGGAAGGGGTATTCTTCGGAAGAAAATACATGGGAACCGGAAGAGAACCTGGAATGTGATGATCTTATACAAGCGTTTAAAGAATCCCGCAAGAAGAAAGAAG tAAAAGAGGAGGCCTCTGGCAGAAAGAGTAGAATAAAAGATTCATCTGAAGAGCCTAAAACTACTCCTGCTAAAAGAAAGTTTACTGGGGATAGGAAAATAGGGTTCGAACGTGGTTTGATTCCAGAAGAAATCATCG GCGCAACAGATGATCATGGAAAACTCTTGTTTTTGATGAAGTGGAAGAATGCAGCAAATGCAGATTTAGTACCCGCCGAACAAGCTAACGTCAAATGTCCTCAAATTGTTATTAAGTTTTATGAATCTAGACTTACCTGGCAATCAGCAGAATCAAGGTTCGAAACAAAAGAGGATTAA
- the LOC128722869 gene encoding uncharacterized protein LOC128722869, translating to MVQKSSGFFGFFKNIYNDEYKWALVKSASLFVVGVRFAQELVGLELMPSVPH from the exons ATGGTTCAGAAATCGTCCGgcttttttggattttttaaaaacatttataaCGACGAATATAAATG GGCGCTTGTGAAAAGTGCATCACTATTCGTCGTCGGCGTGAGATTCGCTCAGGAACTCGTTGGCCTGGAGCTGATGCCATCAGTGCCACATTGA
- the LOC128722868 gene encoding N-acetylglucosamine-6-sulfatase-like yields MWQTKPYFVVVISVFFLLASCANCYSSAQNYSKNPSYNFVLILTDDQDIMLNGLMPMTKTLQHLANEGATFANAFTTSPVCCPSRSSLLTGKYAHNHKTQNNSISGGCYGQFWQQTIEPSALPAMLLNAGYETFFAGKYLNEYFSDTIPPGWSQWFGLHGNSRYYNFTVNENGKTASYSNQYFTDYLHHKSIEFLSRMNNERPFYAMISPPAPHAPFTPAKRHDKLFPNVKAMRTPNFNISSKKHWLLTMQPSTLPPEFLEKLDSIQRKRWQTLMAVDELLDSVVTVLQERQLLDNTYIFFTSDNGFHLGQFSQAYDKRQPYETDIRVPLLVRGPKIHPKTVLESPVALIDIVPTILQLADLEIPSLLDGQPLPLWKEPKGILERQILIEYWGEGNLETYNSQCPWQAEDRLQLCTTDAACHCQDAWNNTYNCVRHLGPDLNFVYCEFQDNQNFVEAYDISNDLYEMDNIGYEMLPSVRAKYSLALQNLTACIGSTCHTIY; encoded by the exons ATGTGGCAAACAAAGCCGTATTTCGTGGTTGTCATCAGTGTATTTTTCTTGCTGGCGAGCTGTGCCAATTGTTACTCCTCGGCCCAAAATTATTCTAAGAATCCAAGTTACAATTTCGTACTTATTCTCACAGATGATCAAGATATCATGTTGAATGGGCTG ATGCCAATGACAAAAACTCTACAACATCTCGCTAATGAAGGGGCTACATTTGCCAATGCG TTCACAACATCGCCAGTTTGTTGTCCATCTCGAAGCTCATTACTTACAGGAAAATATGCCCACAAtcataaaacacaaaataattcGATTTCCGGGGGATGCTACGGTCAATTTTGGCAACAGACTATTGAGCCATCGGCCCTGCCAGCTATGTTGTTAAACGCTGGGTACGAGACATTCTTTGCAGGGAAGTATTTAAACGAGTATTTTTCAGACACTATACCTCCAGGATGGTCCCAATGGTTTGGATTACATGGGAATTCCCGATATTACAACTTCACGGtcaatgaaaatggaaaaacggcCAGTTATTCCAATCAATATTTCACCGATTATTTG CACCACAAATCCATTGAATTTTTGAGCAGAATGAACAATGAACGTCCATTTTATGCTATGATTTCTCCACCTGCTCCTCACGCACCATTTACTCCAGCAAAAAGACATGATAAGCTATTTCCAAATGTTAAAGCAATGCGAACGCcaaatttcaatatttcatcTA AAAAACATTGGCTTCTAACGATGCAGCCATCTACTTTGCCCCCGGAGTTTCTTGAAAAATTAGATTCAATCCAACGCAAGCGATGGCAAACGTTAATGGCAGTTGATGAGCTGCTCGACAGTGTTGTTACCGTGTTGCAAGAAAGACAATTACTGGATAATACATACATTTTCTTCACATCTGACAACGGCTTTCACTTAG GACAATTTTCTCAGGCATATGATAAACGACAACCGTATGAAACGGACATACGTGTTCCTCTACTAGTAAGAGgaccaaaaattcatccaaaaacAGTGTTAGAATCGCCAGTAGCACTCATAGACATAGTACCTACTATTCTTCAACTTGCGGATTTAGAGATCCCTTCCCTGCTGGACGGCCAACCTTTACCGCTGTGGAAAGAACCAAAGGGCATACTCGAGCgtcaaattttaattgaatactGGGGTGAAGGAAACTTGGAAACATATAACTCGCAATGTCCCTGGCAAGCGGAAGATCGACTTCAGCTGTGTACGACTGATGCGGCTTGCCACTGTCAAGACGCTTGGAATAATACATATAACTGCGTTCGACACCTCGGGCCGGATTTAAACTTTGTATATTGTGAATTTCAGGATAATCAG AATTTCGTCGAAGCGTACGATATTTCTAACGATCTTTATGAAATGGATAACATTGGATATGAAATGTTGCCCTCTGTCAGAGCAAAATACAGTCTAGCACTACAAAATCTTACCGCTTGTATCGGATCTACGTGCCATACCATTTATTGA
- the LOC128724319 gene encoding iron-sulfur cluster co-chaperone protein HscB, which translates to MRIPMKRGSQYLTQIFKPQYKLFSAINHQKCWKCGILNGQNSFFCASCGVLRNIFENENYFKMLNLDKDFKIDSAKLTQNYRQIQTLIHPDKFSQKSEEEKVLALEWSSLINKAYTTLSKSIDRGKYLLELNGITISEDNSSIDQDFLFEMMDFNESVEDSKTANELQKLASSVSANIADLNIKLEQSFADYDMESAKETIIRLKYLVNIECTIKEKLLQLQLKT; encoded by the exons ATGAGGATACCTATGAAGCGAGGCTCGCAATATTTGACGCAAATATTTAAGCCACAGTATAAATTATTTTCTGCTATCAATCATCAAAAATGTTGGAAATGTGGCATTTTGAATGGccaaaattcatttttttgcgcATCCTGTGGAGTACTACGTAATATTTTTGAGAATGAA aATTACTTCAAAATGTTGAATTTAGACAAGGATTTTAAAATAGATTCTGCAAAATTAACTCAAAACTACCGTCAAATACAAACACTAATCCATCCGGATAAATTCAGCCAAAAATCTGAAGAGGAAAAAGTATTGGCGTTGGAATGGAGCTCTCTGATCAATAAAGCCTACACGACACTCTCCAAATCAATAGATcggggaaaatatttactaGAGCTGAATGGAATTACTATTTCAGAAGATAATTCTTCCATTGATCAAGATTTCCTCTTCGAAATGATGGATTTCAATGAATCAGTGGAAGATTCTAAAACTGCGAATGAATTACAAAAATTGGCCTCCAGCGTTTCAGCAAATATTGCGGACTTAAATATCAAACTGGAGCAGTCATTTGCTGATTATGACATGGAGAGTGCTAAAGAAACAATCATacgtttgaaatatttagtGAATATCGAGTGtaccataaaagaaaaacttttgcaaCTACAacttaaaacataa